The Bartonella australis AUST/NH1 genome contains the following window.
AGATTATCATATGGCACGTGTAAAAAGGGGTGTTACGTCCCACGCTAAGCACAAAAAGGTTCTTAAGCAAGCTGAGGGTTTTTACGGTCGGCGCAAAAATACTATCCGCGCGGCCAAAGCGGCGGTTGATCGCTCAAAACAATATGCTTACCGTGATCGTAAAAACCGGAAACGCACTTTCCGAGCTTTGTGGATTCAGAGGATCAATGCAGCTGTCCGTACGGAGGGATTGACTTACGGGCGTTTTATTGATGGCCTTTCAAAGGCGGGTATTAAAATTGATCGTAAGGTTCTTTCTG
Protein-coding sequences here:
- the rplT gene encoding 50S ribosomal protein L20, with the protein product MARVKRGVTSHAKHKKVLKQAEGFYGRRKNTIRAAKAAVDRSKQYAYRDRKNRKRTFRALWIQRINAAVRTEGLTYGRFIDGLSKAGIKIDRKVLSDIAIHEPVAFATLVASAKKALEYLKDTTPNAFEGAVK